A genomic segment from Bradyrhizobium sp. ISRA430 encodes:
- a CDS encoding tripartite tricarboxylate transporter substrate binding protein BugD yields the protein MKKAVWAGLIGILALTGVARADDFPSHPITIIVPFAAGGPSDAMARVLAERMRVTLGQAVVIENVTGAGGSIGVGRAVHSPPDGYTISFGHLGTHVANGAVYKLNYDLVADLEPVVLLPSNPMIVVSKNAVPATSLKDLLAWLKSRPSPATAGTAGAGSGSHIAGVYFESVTGIKLQYVPYRGTGPALNDLIAGQIDIIVDQTSNSINQVRAGTIRAYAISDDKRLSSAPEIPTAAEAGLKGFNMTLWSGMWVPKGTPKEIVTKLNAAAVEALNDPAVKKQLENQGLEMTPKDQLTPEALGARQKAEIAKWWPIIKAANIKVD from the coding sequence ATGAAGAAGGCCGTCTGGGCCGGGCTGATCGGCATTCTCGCGTTGACGGGCGTTGCGCGTGCCGACGATTTTCCCTCACACCCCATCACCATCATCGTGCCGTTCGCGGCCGGCGGCCCCTCGGACGCGATGGCGCGGGTGCTTGCCGAGCGGATGCGGGTGACGCTCGGACAGGCCGTGGTGATCGAGAACGTCACCGGGGCCGGCGGCTCGATCGGCGTCGGCCGTGCCGTGCATTCGCCGCCCGACGGCTACACCATCTCCTTCGGCCATCTCGGCACCCATGTCGCCAACGGCGCCGTCTACAAGCTCAACTACGATTTGGTTGCCGATCTCGAACCGGTGGTGTTGCTGCCGAGCAACCCGATGATCGTCGTCAGCAAAAATGCCGTGCCTGCGACCTCGCTGAAGGACCTGCTGGCCTGGCTCAAATCGCGGCCGTCACCCGCGACCGCCGGCACGGCCGGCGCGGGCTCCGGCAGCCACATAGCCGGCGTCTATTTCGAAAGCGTCACCGGCATCAAGCTGCAATACGTACCGTATCGCGGCACCGGCCCCGCCCTGAACGATCTCATCGCGGGGCAGATCGACATCATCGTCGACCAGACCTCCAACTCGATCAACCAGGTCCGCGCCGGCACCATCCGCGCCTATGCGATCAGCGACGACAAGCGCCTGTCCTCGGCGCCGGAGATTCCGACCGCGGCAGAGGCGGGTCTTAAAGGCTTCAACATGACGCTGTGGTCGGGAATGTGGGTGCCGAAGGGCACGCCGAAGGAGATCGTGACCAAGCTCAACGCCGCGGCGGTGGAAGCGCTGAACGATCCCGCGGTGAAGAAGCAGCTTGAAAACCAGGGCCTGGAGATGACGCCCAAGGATCAGCTCACCCCAGAAGCCCTCGGCGCACGCCAGAAAGCCGAGATCGCAAAATGGTGGCCGATCATCAAGGCCGCCAATATCAAGGTGGATTGA
- a CDS encoding response regulator: MSVPSIISVVDDDPSVRLATNNLLTSRGYTVYTFGSAREFLQSAELNTTSCVIADVQMSAMSGVDLLTHMRGLGRRTPFIFVTAFPDDAVRDRALRAGAICFLAKPFSTPALIQCLETALSAPGDAAI, encoded by the coding sequence TTGTCAGTCCCTTCGATCATTTCTGTCGTCGACGATGATCCATCCGTCCGCCTTGCGACGAACAATCTCCTGACGTCGCGGGGATACACGGTCTACACCTTTGGCTCCGCTCGCGAATTTCTCCAATCGGCCGAACTCAACACGACCTCCTGCGTGATCGCGGATGTACAGATGTCGGCCATGAGCGGCGTTGATCTGTTGACGCATATGCGCGGCCTCGGCCGCCGCACGCCCTTCATCTTCGTGACGGCCTTTCCGGACGATGCCGTGCGTGACCGCGCATTGAGAGCCGGCGCGATCTGCTTTCTCGCCAAGCCATTTTCCACGCCCGCCCTGATTCAATGTCTGGAGACGGCGCTGTCGGCGCCCGGTGACGCCGCCATCTGA
- a CDS encoding response regulator transcription factor translates to MIDHPKPTQTQASADGPIVLIVDDDPSMRRALTNLFQSVGLKVEAFGSAAEIMDAKPPAVPSCLVLDIRLPGSSGLDLQADLAKANIHTPIIFITGHGDIPMTVRAMKSGAVDFLTKPVRDQDMLDAVQAAIERDRKRRDAEKSVSGVRSRFESLTVRQRDVLTLVASGLMNKQVAAELGLAEITVKIYRGQIMRKMGAKSLADLVRMTEALGISRTRGNLQT, encoded by the coding sequence GTGATCGACCACCCCAAGCCGACCCAGACGCAGGCGAGCGCCGATGGTCCGATCGTCCTGATTGTCGACGACGATCCGTCGATGCGTCGCGCACTCACCAATCTCTTTCAATCGGTCGGCCTCAAGGTCGAGGCCTTCGGCTCGGCGGCCGAGATCATGGACGCCAAACCGCCGGCGGTGCCGAGCTGCCTCGTGCTCGACATCCGCCTACCGGGCTCAAGCGGCCTCGACCTCCAGGCGGACCTCGCCAAGGCCAATATTCACACGCCCATCATCTTCATCACCGGCCATGGCGATATTCCAATGACCGTCAGGGCGATGAAAAGCGGCGCGGTCGATTTTCTGACCAAGCCGGTGCGCGACCAGGACATGCTGGATGCGGTGCAGGCTGCGATCGAACGGGATCGCAAGCGGCGCGATGCGGAGAAGTCGGTCTCGGGCGTGCGGTCCCGCTTCGAAAGCCTGACAGTGCGCCAGCGCGACGTCCTCACCTTGGTCGCGTCCGGCCTGATGAACAAGCAGGTCGCTGCCGAGCTTGGCTTGGCGGAGATTACCGTCAAGATCTATCGCGGGCAGATCATGCGGAAGATGGGCGCGAAGTCATTGGCCGATCTCGTCAGAATGACGGAGGCACTCGGGATCTCTCGCACCAGGGGGAACCTGCAAACCTAA
- a CDS encoding PAS domain S-box protein: MMPGQIAKFGNSAAQLLLGGLAALRSFGNGEKDKPAVGDDPRQDISDLRDAVKQWREVFEHNPVMYFMVDPAGTVLNVNTFGAAQLGYTAPELIGQSVLNVFFEEDHDAVRRCIALCLETVDQSHTWEIRKFRKDGSVLWVRENAKAMLRGDGTPIVLVACENITQRKEAEDALRQSEAYLAQAQELSRTGSFGLSLATGEAVWSRETFRIFQCDPATKPTLNFVFQRIHPEDRDTVRRTLDRAYREAEDFDHEYRLLMPDGSVKYLHSVARAVRHASGRIEFVGAVTDVTVAKEAEQRLRRSEAYLAEAQRLSHTSSWAWDVRRQEFAYRSAELYRLFGFEPDQIDLPARAFQQRILPEDFRRIVEVEAQAIREKKPFEVDFRIARPDGSIRRVHTEGHPVIGSDGEVMEIIGTHVDVTEQVAAKEALQRAFDELKTSEQRFRDYAETASDWFWETGPDHRITRISEHTDTSTAPPTGLIGLTRWDIPPDAELEPEKWEQHRAALDAHLPFRDLIYHSKDRNGSPIYVRTSGKPFHDASGNFLGYRGVSTDVTAAIRAEQAEEALRRAQAELTHVTRVTTLGELTASIAHEITQPIAAVISNADACIGWLGRQPADLKAARRSAEWIVEDANRASEVIRRIRALAKKTEIEVGPLDINQVVREAVALVRRELATHAVSVRMELTSDLPSICGDRIQLQQVLINLVMNGIEAMQTNVDRPRELTIRSSRASDDGDGRLLLTVTDCGVGLGKDVADRIFTPFFTTKSGGLGMGLSICRSIIEAHAGRLSAFPNDGGGATFQIALPLPHEDTS, translated from the coding sequence ATGATGCCTGGCCAGATCGCAAAATTTGGGAATTCGGCCGCACAATTGCTGCTCGGCGGCCTCGCGGCGCTTCGATCATTCGGCAATGGCGAGAAGGACAAGCCCGCGGTCGGAGATGATCCGCGGCAGGACATCAGCGATCTGCGCGACGCCGTGAAGCAGTGGCGCGAGGTGTTCGAGCACAATCCGGTCATGTACTTCATGGTCGATCCGGCCGGAACCGTGCTCAACGTGAATACGTTCGGCGCCGCACAGCTCGGCTACACGGCGCCCGAGCTAATCGGCCAATCCGTGCTGAACGTCTTCTTCGAGGAGGACCACGACGCCGTCCGTCGGTGCATCGCGTTGTGCCTGGAAACCGTGGACCAGTCGCATACCTGGGAGATTCGCAAGTTCCGGAAGGACGGTTCGGTGCTCTGGGTCCGTGAAAACGCCAAGGCGATGCTGCGCGGCGACGGCACGCCGATCGTGCTGGTCGCCTGCGAGAACATCACCCAGCGCAAGGAAGCGGAGGATGCGCTCCGGCAGAGCGAGGCCTACCTCGCCCAGGCACAGGAATTGAGCCGCACCGGCAGCTTCGGCTTGAGCCTCGCGACAGGCGAGGCCGTCTGGTCAAGGGAGACCTTTCGCATCTTCCAATGCGACCCGGCGACAAAGCCGACCCTGAACTTCGTCTTTCAGCGCATCCATCCCGAAGATCGCGACACGGTCCGAAGGACGCTTGATCGGGCTTACCGCGAAGCAGAGGATTTCGACCACGAATATCGCCTGCTGATGCCGGATGGATCCGTCAAATATCTGCACTCCGTGGCGCGCGCGGTGCGACATGCGTCCGGGCGCATCGAGTTCGTCGGGGCTGTCACCGATGTCACGGTTGCAAAGGAGGCGGAACAGAGGCTGCGTCGCAGCGAGGCCTATTTGGCCGAGGCCCAACGGCTCAGCCACACAAGTAGCTGGGCCTGGGACGTGCGCCGTCAGGAGTTCGCCTACCGGTCGGCTGAACTGTACCGCCTGTTTGGATTCGAGCCGGACCAGATCGATCTACCGGCGCGGGCTTTCCAGCAACGTATCCTGCCCGAGGACTTTCGACGAATTGTCGAGGTGGAAGCCCAGGCAATCCGGGAAAAGAAGCCCTTCGAAGTCGACTTTCGCATTGCGCGCCCGGACGGCTCGATCAGACGTGTCCATACCGAGGGGCATCCCGTCATAGGGAGCGACGGCGAAGTGATGGAAATCATCGGCACACATGTGGACGTCACCGAGCAGGTCGCCGCCAAGGAAGCGCTACAAAGGGCATTCGACGAGCTCAAGACATCCGAGCAACGATTCCGCGACTACGCCGAAACCGCATCGGACTGGTTTTGGGAGACCGGCCCGGACCACCGCATCACGCGGATATCGGAACACACCGATACGTCCACCGCCCCGCCGACGGGTTTGATCGGCCTGACCCGTTGGGACATTCCTCCCGATGCCGAGCTCGAGCCGGAGAAGTGGGAGCAGCATCGCGCGGCGCTCGATGCCCACCTTCCGTTCCGCGACCTGATCTACCACAGCAAGGATCGCAACGGATCTCCAATCTACGTGCGCACCAGCGGCAAGCCCTTCCATGACGCGAGCGGCAATTTTCTCGGCTATCGTGGCGTCAGCACCGACGTAACGGCGGCGATCCGCGCCGAGCAGGCCGAAGAAGCGCTGCGCAGAGCGCAAGCCGAGCTTACCCACGTCACGCGCGTCACGACGCTCGGCGAGCTCACGGCCTCGATTGCCCATGAAATCACCCAGCCTATTGCCGCCGTGATCTCCAATGCGGACGCCTGCATCGGCTGGCTCGGCCGCCAACCTGCTGATCTGAAGGCTGCGCGCCGTTCCGCGGAATGGATCGTCGAGGATGCCAATCGGGCCAGCGAGGTGATCCGCCGGATCAGGGCACTTGCGAAGAAGACCGAGATCGAAGTGGGTCCACTCGACATCAACCAGGTCGTCAGGGAGGCGGTGGCCCTCGTTCGGCGCGAGCTCGCCACCCATGCTGTGTCGGTGCGAATGGAGTTGACGTCCGACCTGCCCAGCATTTGCGGCGACCGGATTCAGCTCCAGCAGGTGCTGATCAACCTGGTGATGAACGGCATCGAAGCCATGCAAACCAATGTCGACCGCCCGCGCGAGCTGACGATCCGCTCCAGCCGGGCGAGCGATGACGGCGACGGCCGGCTGCTCCTCACCGTGACGGATTGCGGTGTCGGTCTTGGCAAGGACGTAGCGGACCGCATCTTCACGCCCTTCTTCACCACCAAATCAGGCGGCCTGGGGATGGGGCTCTCGATCTGCAGATCGATCATCGAGGCTCATGCAGGTCGGCTTTCGGCCTTTCCCAACGACGGAGGCGGTGCAACATTCCAGATCGCCCTGCCCTTGCCGCACGAGGACACGTCGTGA
- a CDS encoding lytic transglycosylase domain-containing protein has protein sequence MNQCLRSLACALAIAALALISTEATARGSHKSSAPKKTHEAKSGNKAGKQRHAAAGKARHGKQAEAKRRSKKPDDDEPSDKPTAPPLTGDLAALKDAIDLARKGKTGDATAARDRITDPAGQKLAEWFILRHSETTANFDRYAAFIAANPDWPSSALMRRRAEARLWQDKSAAATVHKFTMDRPTSAKGKFALARVLLAEGDRDRAQILVRSAWRTDELSERSEEDAYEAFGDLLTADDHRARMDKRLGAKDYAGAKRAAKRLGSDELAIVKACAAVTGKANKAKDYLDDVATETRRDLGYVLCRAQWHLQKDHIDDAAEVILAAAPATMAAQDTDAWWRERRLLARKLLDQGKSRTAYDVVRTAAVPEKEVYRIDYHFMCGWIALRYLDDPKTAMAHFASIDEGSVNPIALSRAHYWRGRAAEAMGATADARQSYQAAARYSTAYYGQLARAKLGLHRIELRAPSPVLASADTPPADERVRAADMLYAIGERDVAFYFVGDFAEQSSDVAALEGLGELAGRHNDAHAMLEIGKSALARGLALDHYAFPTIGIPAHKQIAPEIEQSVIYSVVRTESSFDQRDKSPANAVGLMQVTPEAGRDTAKRFGVSYDWDRMVSDPVYNTQMGAAELSALLSEYRGNQIMTFAGYNAGRGRVRDWVQAHGDPRDPNVDPVDWVERIPLSETRNYVQRVMENVQVYRQRFEGIGVATAKSEQRVPTHEVSAAPTASAAAPAP, from the coding sequence ATGAACCAGTGCCTACGCTCGCTCGCGTGTGCCCTCGCCATTGCCGCGCTTGCTCTGATCTCGACCGAGGCAACGGCGAGAGGCAGTCACAAATCATCCGCACCGAAGAAAACGCATGAAGCCAAGTCTGGCAACAAGGCTGGCAAGCAGCGCCATGCCGCAGCGGGCAAGGCGCGGCACGGCAAACAGGCCGAAGCCAAACGCAGGTCGAAGAAGCCGGACGACGATGAGCCCTCGGACAAGCCGACGGCACCGCCCCTCACCGGCGACCTCGCCGCGCTGAAGGATGCAATCGACCTCGCGCGCAAGGGCAAGACCGGCGACGCTACCGCGGCGCGCGACCGGATCACCGACCCCGCGGGGCAGAAGCTCGCGGAATGGTTCATCCTGCGCCACTCCGAGACCACGGCGAATTTCGACCGCTACGCAGCCTTCATTGCCGCCAATCCGGACTGGCCGAGCAGCGCGCTGATGCGCCGGCGCGCGGAAGCGCGGCTCTGGCAGGACAAGAGCGCTGCGGCCACCGTGCACAAATTCACGATGGACCGGCCAACCAGCGCCAAGGGCAAATTTGCGCTCGCCCGCGTGCTGCTTGCCGAGGGCGATCGCGACCGCGCGCAAATCCTTGTCCGCAGTGCCTGGCGCACCGACGAACTGTCCGAGCGCAGCGAAGAGGATGCCTATGAGGCGTTCGGCGATCTCCTGACCGCGGACGACCATCGCGCACGCATGGACAAGCGCTTGGGGGCCAAGGACTACGCCGGCGCGAAGCGCGCGGCCAAGCGGCTCGGCAGCGACGAGCTTGCGATCGTCAAGGCCTGCGCAGCGGTCACCGGCAAGGCGAACAAGGCCAAGGACTATCTCGACGACGTGGCGACTGAAACGCGCCGCGATCTCGGCTACGTGCTGTGCCGCGCGCAGTGGCACCTGCAGAAGGACCACATCGATGATGCGGCCGAGGTGATCCTCGCAGCCGCGCCCGCCACCATGGCGGCCCAGGATACCGACGCCTGGTGGCGCGAGCGGCGCCTTCTGGCGCGCAAGCTGCTCGACCAGGGCAAGTCCAGGACCGCCTATGACGTGGTGCGCACGGCCGCAGTGCCGGAAAAGGAGGTCTATCGCATCGACTACCACTTCATGTGCGGCTGGATCGCACTACGTTATCTCGACGACCCCAAAACAGCGATGGCGCACTTCGCCTCGATCGACGAAGGCTCGGTCAATCCGATCGCGCTGTCGCGGGCCCATTACTGGCGCGGCCGCGCCGCCGAGGCGATGGGCGCGACGGCCGATGCCCGCCAGAGCTATCAGGCGGCGGCGCGTTATTCGACCGCCTATTACGGTCAGCTCGCCCGCGCCAAGCTCGGCCTCCACCGGATCGAGCTGCGCGCGCCCTCGCCCGTACTGGCCTCGGCCGACACACCGCCCGCAGACGAGCGCGTGCGCGCGGCCGACATGCTCTACGCCATCGGCGAGCGCGACGTCGCGTTCTATTTCGTCGGCGATTTCGCCGAGCAGAGCAGCGACGTAGCCGCCCTCGAGGGGCTCGGCGAGCTCGCTGGCCGGCACAACGACGCCCACGCAATGCTCGAGATCGGCAAGTCGGCGCTGGCACGCGGGCTGGCGCTTGACCATTACGCCTTCCCGACCATCGGAATCCCCGCGCACAAGCAGATCGCGCCCGAGATCGAGCAAAGCGTGATCTACTCGGTGGTGCGCACAGAAAGCTCCTTCGACCAGCGCGACAAGTCGCCCGCTAACGCGGTCGGCCTGATGCAGGTGACGCCGGAGGCGGGGCGCGACACGGCCAAGCGCTTCGGGGTGAGCTACGACTGGGACCGCATGGTCTCCGATCCCGTCTATAACACGCAGATGGGCGCGGCCGAGCTCAGCGCGCTTCTGTCGGAGTATCGCGGCAACCAGATCATGACCTTCGCCGGCTACAATGCCGGCCGCGGCCGGGTGCGCGACTGGGTGCAGGCGCATGGCGATCCGCGCGACCCCAATGTCGATCCGGTCGACTGGGTCGAGCGCATTCCGCTGTCTGAGACGCGCAACTACGTGCAGCGCGTGATGGAGAACGTGCAGGTCTATCGCCAGCGGTTCGAGGGCATTGGCGTTGCGACAGCGAAGTCCGAGCAGCGCGTCCCGACGCACGAAGTGAGCGCGGCCCCGACGGCATCGGCCGCAGCCCCCGCGCCCTAG
- a CDS encoding CbtB-domain containing protein, with protein sequence MSQSQLTNAQVTHLPVAAVQVGRLSQALMAMVLGLFVVGVVGFSHIDVIHNAAHDVRHSNAFPCH encoded by the coding sequence ATGAGCCAATCCCAGCTCACGAATGCCCAGGTTACGCATCTGCCGGTCGCGGCCGTGCAGGTGGGACGGCTTTCGCAAGCCCTGATGGCCATGGTGCTAGGCCTCTTCGTCGTCGGCGTCGTGGGCTTTTCCCACATCGATGTCATCCACAATGCTGCGCACGACGTGCGCCATTCGAACGCTTTCCCCTGCCACTGA
- a CDS encoding CbtA family protein: protein MGTFRSIVFSSVIAGFIVGLIVTAVQQFGTVPLILKAEVFEKAAETHQHEAAAAPQAAATGHDHAGHSHADHDHGAGAWEPREGLERNAYTAAANVLTAIGFALLLAGFFAVRSGAIGESISWHEGLMWGLAGFAVFTIAPGLGLPPELPGVPSAPLLSRQIWWLTAVLATAAGLAMIVFRRSVPAAIAGVILLTLPHLIGAPELEHVETNVPSSLSHQFMVAVTLTSLVFWSLLGSLTSALFARFDRGAELSA, encoded by the coding sequence ATGGGCACGTTTCGCTCGATCGTCTTCTCGTCGGTCATTGCCGGTTTCATCGTTGGTCTCATCGTCACGGCGGTCCAGCAGTTCGGCACCGTCCCCCTGATCCTGAAGGCCGAGGTCTTCGAGAAGGCCGCGGAGACGCACCAGCATGAGGCTGCTGCGGCGCCGCAAGCGGCCGCGACCGGCCATGATCACGCGGGGCACAGCCACGCCGACCATGACCACGGGGCCGGGGCCTGGGAGCCGCGCGAGGGCCTCGAGCGCAACGCCTACACGGCGGCCGCCAATGTGCTGACCGCGATCGGCTTCGCACTGCTTCTGGCGGGCTTCTTCGCTGTCCGCAGTGGAGCGATCGGCGAGAGCATCTCCTGGCACGAAGGTCTGATGTGGGGATTGGCTGGCTTTGCCGTGTTCACGATCGCGCCCGGCCTCGGCCTGCCACCGGAACTGCCGGGCGTGCCGTCCGCACCGCTGCTGTCGCGCCAGATCTGGTGGCTGACCGCCGTGCTGGCAACGGCTGCGGGCCTTGCGATGATCGTCTTCCGCCGCTCGGTGCCTGCGGCAATCGCCGGCGTGATCCTGCTGACGTTGCCACATTTGATCGGCGCGCCCGAGCTGGAACACGTCGAGACCAACGTGCCGAGCTCGCTGTCGCATCAGTTCATGGTCGCGGTGACGCTCACCAGTCTGGTTTTCTGGAGCCTGTTAGGTTCGTTGACGAGCGCGCTCTTCGCGCGTTTCGATCGTGGAGCGGAGCTGAGCGCCTAA
- a CDS encoding PepSY domain-containing protein, which translates to MSTYSSVFPDKLSRPIGVTTSAPTMIDAVDPRRVGRGNRRSNELHLGQRVTTRRTIMRKRVISSAAMLLAIAAGPAQALTKEELVAKIQAAGYSEVSDIKSTAEGMVVRAVKDGKQVRLVVDSSGQIKPQK; encoded by the coding sequence ATGTCTACATACAGCTCAGTTTTTCCCGACAAGCTTTCCCGACCGATCGGTGTCACCACCAGCGCGCCGACGATGATCGACGCCGTTGATCCGCGCCGTGTGGGCCGCGGAAACCGGCGATCGAACGAACTTCACCTGGGGCAGAGAGTTACAACCAGGAGAACAATCATGCGCAAACGGGTCATTTCTTCTGCCGCCATGTTGCTCGCGATTGCGGCCGGACCGGCGCAAGCCCTGACCAAAGAGGAGCTTGTCGCCAAGATTCAGGCCGCCGGCTATTCGGAGGTCAGCGACATCAAGTCGACCGCTGAAGGCATGGTCGTCCGGGCGGTGAAGGACGGCAAGCAAGTCCGGCTCGTCGTCGACAGCAGCGGCCAGATCAAGCCGCAGAAATGA
- a CDS encoding DUF1259 domain-containing protein yields MRSRISALIAASACLLALGTTAYIADWRKFAEAFVSTAQAAPDVDWQKVDEALGRKPAVSGDVHRYGFARSDLTVTLDGVTIKPALALGGWVAFKPAHDGVMAMGDLVLLESEISPVMTKMIASGIEITAVHNHLLRANPATFYMHILGHGDPAKLASAIRDALAESKTPLTAAAPANPPPAVDLDTAQLDQIIGVKGQANGGVYQFNVPRRDPITEDGMALTPVGPMGVAIGINFQPTGAGKAAITGDFILTGEEVNPVITALRTNGIEVTALHSHMLNEQPRMFFMHFWANDDAIKLAKGLRAALDKTASTKG; encoded by the coding sequence ATGCGCAGCAGAATCTCAGCGTTGATTGCCGCCAGCGCTTGCCTCTTGGCCCTCGGCACGACCGCGTACATCGCCGATTGGCGCAAGTTCGCCGAAGCATTCGTTTCGACGGCGCAAGCCGCGCCGGATGTCGACTGGCAAAAGGTCGATGAGGCGTTGGGCAGAAAACCCGCCGTCAGCGGCGACGTGCATCGCTACGGGTTTGCGCGGTCCGATCTTACCGTGACGCTCGACGGCGTGACAATCAAGCCGGCACTCGCGCTCGGCGGCTGGGTCGCATTCAAACCGGCCCACGACGGCGTGATGGCCATGGGCGATCTGGTCCTGCTGGAATCCGAGATCAGTCCGGTGATGACAAAGATGATTGCGAGCGGGATCGAGATCACCGCGGTGCATAACCACCTGCTGCGGGCAAACCCCGCAACATTCTACATGCATATCCTGGGACACGGCGATCCGGCCAAGCTCGCCTCGGCAATCCGCGATGCGCTTGCCGAGAGCAAGACCCCGCTGACGGCTGCGGCACCGGCCAATCCGCCGCCTGCGGTCGATCTCGACACGGCGCAGCTCGATCAGATCATCGGTGTCAAAGGACAGGCCAATGGCGGCGTCTATCAATTCAACGTGCCACGGCGAGATCCCATCACCGAAGACGGCATGGCGCTGACCCCGGTCGGGCCGATGGGCGTTGCAATAGGCATCAACTTCCAGCCGACCGGCGCCGGCAAAGCCGCAATCACCGGCGACTTCATCCTGACGGGTGAGGAGGTGAACCCGGTGATCACCGCATTGCGGACAAACGGGATCGAGGTGACGGCGCTGCACAGCCACATGCTGAACGAGCAGCCACGGATGTTCTTCATGCATTTCTGGGCGAACGACGACGCAATCAAGCTCGCCAAGGGCCTGCGCGCCGCGCTCGACAAGACTGCGAGCACGAAGGGCTGA
- a CDS encoding sulfite exporter TauE/SafE family protein, protein MGIRDLPIRWVSIQAFAASFRGSDPMDELVFVVFALAALVGGFVSGFSGFAMGLVVSGVWLHIITPVQTATLIAGYGLLTQGYGVLKLRHVLDLRKAWPLALGTVVGVPIGVGILTYLNPAYLRFGVGVLLIAYAIYGLLRPAFAPMKIGTGADIAIGLSNGLLGGLTGLGGVISTISCQWRGWSKDVQRAVFQPVLFSAFVVISLSQAAAGTITRDTLALYALGVPFMIAGLWSGFRLFGKIDDETFRKTVLVLLLFSGLSLIVSVSPFVSR, encoded by the coding sequence TTGGGGATCCGCGACCTCCCCATCAGATGGGTATCCATCCAAGCGTTCGCCGCCTCGTTTCGGGGGAGCGATCCTATGGACGAACTCGTCTTCGTTGTCTTTGCTCTGGCCGCCCTGGTCGGCGGTTTCGTCAGCGGCTTTTCCGGCTTTGCCATGGGCCTCGTCGTGTCAGGCGTATGGCTGCACATCATCACGCCGGTTCAAACCGCCACCTTGATTGCCGGCTATGGTCTGCTCACGCAGGGTTATGGTGTCCTCAAGCTGCGGCATGTCCTCGACTTGCGAAAGGCGTGGCCACTCGCACTCGGGACCGTCGTCGGCGTACCCATCGGCGTCGGCATTCTGACCTACCTCAATCCCGCTTACCTTCGATTTGGGGTCGGGGTCCTGCTGATTGCCTATGCGATCTACGGACTGCTCCGGCCCGCGTTCGCTCCGATGAAGATCGGAACCGGGGCCGATATCGCGATCGGCCTGTCGAACGGTTTGCTTGGCGGCTTGACCGGGCTCGGCGGCGTGATCTCGACGATCTCCTGCCAATGGCGGGGCTGGTCCAAGGACGTGCAGCGTGCGGTGTTTCAGCCGGTGCTGTTCTCGGCATTCGTGGTGATCTCGCTGTCTCAAGCAGCCGCCGGCACCATTACCAGGGACACGTTGGCGCTCTACGCGCTCGGCGTCCCTTTTATGATCGCCGGCCTTTGGTCCGGCTTCAGGCTATTCGGAAAGATTGACGACGAGACGTTCCGCAAGACCGTGTTGGTGCTTCTGTTGTTCTCGGGACTGTCGTTGATCGTCTCCGTGTCGCCGTTTGTTTCCCGCTAG
- a CDS encoding metal-sensing transcriptional repressor: MTEQHVHESHGQIVKRLKRAEGHLRRVIEMFDDGRSCLDLAQQLHAVEKAITEAKRTLIHDHVDNCLDVAANGGSSKPTKNVLAEFKAISRYL, encoded by the coding sequence ATGACGGAACAGCACGTCCACGAAAGCCACGGCCAGATCGTCAAGCGCCTAAAGCGCGCGGAGGGGCACCTTCGCCGCGTCATCGAGATGTTCGACGACGGCCGATCCTGCCTGGACCTCGCCCAGCAGCTTCACGCGGTCGAGAAAGCGATCACGGAAGCGAAGCGGACGCTCATCCACGATCACGTCGACAACTGCCTCGACGTCGCGGCCAACGGCGGCTCCTCGAAGCCGACCAAGAACGTGCTCGCCGAGTTCAAGGCGATCTCGCGCTACCTCTGA